The genomic segment tcgacagctgaacatcagatcaaataaagtccagttcggtcagatttcaacaacatttactgaacatcagatcaaataaagtccagttcggtcagatttcaccaacatttactgaacatcagatcaaataaagtccagttcggtcagatttcaccaacatttactgaacatcagatcaaataaagtccagttcggtcagatttcaacaacatttactgaacatcagatcatataaagtccagttcggtcagatttcaacaacatttagtgaacatcagatcaaataaagtccagttcggtcagatttcaacaacatttactgaacatcagatcaaataaagtccagttcggtcagatttcaccaacatttactgaacatcagatcaaataaagtccagttcggtcagatttcaccaacatttactgaacatcagatcaaataaagtccagttcggtcagatttcaacaacatttactgaacatcagatcaaataaagtccagttcggtcagatttcaccaacatttactgaacatcagatcaaataaagtccagttcggtcagatttcaacaccatttactgaacatcagatcaaataaagtccagttcggtcagatttcaccaacatttactgaacatcagatcaaataaagtccagttcggtcagatttcaacaacatttactgaacatcagatcaaataaagtccagttcggtcagatttcaacaacatttactgaacatcagatcaaataaagtccagttcggtcagatttcaccaacatttactgaacatcagatcaaataaagtccagttcggtcagatttcaccaacatttactgaacatcagatcaaataaagtcccgttcggtcagatttcaccaacatttactgaacatcagatcaaagaaagtccagttcggtcagatttcaccaacatttactgaacatcagatcaaataaagcctagcaacaccctagcagccaTGGGGGATACGACAGTAATCACATACCATTCCCGTAGCACATCTATGGCTTTCAATAGAGATACCATAGCTGTGACttaacaacaccctagcaaccgcctagcaaccacctagcaatgtCCTAGCAACTCTGGGGAATACCACAGTATCGCATATCATTTCCCTAGTAAACCTTTGGATGCCACCAGAGATACCGTAGCAGTCACCTAACAACAACCTAGcgaccacctggaacaccacagTGACCACCTAGCAACACAAGCAATACCAGGGAATCCTATTTTCTTCAGGAAAcgcatttttgtagtttttgcttttttcccacAGCAGAACTGAAGGCTGTTTTCCCGCTTCCTCTCCAGCTCCCCATAGAGGACCTGTGCTCGCTGTCCTCGCGCTCCTTGTTCCCGGCGGCCGTTCCTGCCTCCACTGAGGACGTCCTGCTGAAGGGCTTCCAGATGCTGGGCATGGAGGACCAGCGGATAGAGACGGCCCAGCAGGTACGAGCTCACTGCGCCGCGGGGTTTGTTTCACCTGGTGTCGTGTGTCGGTTCTTGCTGACCGCCGCTCTTTTTCTCCTGCAGTTTTTCTCCTGGTTCTCCAAACTGCAGGCCCAGATGGACCAGGACGAAGGAGCCAAGTACAGGTCTGTGTGAGAGCTGTACATTAAACGATTCGCTGCTCCGAACGCGGCCAGACTGCGATCGAACCAGCAGGCGGTCTGTAATCAGAGTGCATCAGTCCGTCTGTGCAGTAGGGGGCGCAGCGATAATCGATTATTCGCCTCAGAAATCggcagattattattattattattattattattattattattattattatcaaatcAGCCGTTTGTTGCAGCCCTGCTGTGCAGGTCTCTTCACCCCCGACTGTAAAGCTCTTCGTGTTTCTCCATCTTTCAGGAGAACCCGTGAGTGTCTGAGCTGTTATCAGGATCAGTGTGACTCCATCCTGACGGACGTCTCCGCGGCGCTGGAACATCTGGACTCTCTGCAGAAACAGTACCTGTTCGTCTCCACCAAAACCGGGACTCTCCACGAGGCCTGCGAGCAGCTGCTGAAGGAGCAGGTCAGcgtttttcttattttacaaagagccaaataaaataaatgaacgtAAACGGAAAAAAGTGAATCgggctgtagatgattctataacGACGGcatgaaaatgatcatttaatttaattgattaatttaatgaattaattttatTCGGCTTTCTGCTAATCATTGGTAACTATTATGGTCGTGAAGTTTGACTGGACTGGTATCTTAGAATGATTTCATACATTTATCTGCTCCAGTGTTGCTTCAGTATTATTGAAAACGTTTAGGCTGAATTTTAAACAGTCGTGTatcataaataataatgtgacagtattattattattattattattattattattagtgatagtagtagtattgcTATTATCATCCTGTCATCAAAATGTCGTATTATTCACTAATTCACTAATTATGCggttgtgtgcaaaagtcttgGCGCCCTGTGAGAGTGATCTGACGCTTTTAATGCACAGCTGAGGTTTATTGGCTTAATATAACACAATTCAACATTTGTCATGTGTCACTAAATAAAACCATGAAACGGCGCCTCAGCAAACAGTTAGAACCTTATGCATCACGTTTGTCCCCTGGCGATGATGTGCGACTTACTTtcgcttagaaaatgaacaaaagataTGATTTGACCAGTGTTGCCCAAACTGCTGCGCACGACTGTCGCTGAGCGCTTTATTTGTGCATTGTGACTAAATATTTCGAAGCCAAagcttttaaagtgaaaatctGAGGTACTAAACTAACGTCCTCTGCTGCAGTCCGAGCTGGTGGACCTGGCTGAGAGCATCCAGCAGAAACTCTCATATTTCAACGAACTGGAAACGATAAATACGGTGGGGTTTCTTCTTTAAGCTGCACTTTCAGACGTTTGGCTTGTTTTTGTTCGCTAACCGTGTCGCTGTGTCTGTTTTCTGCTCAGAAGCTGAATTCGCCGACGTTATCGGTGAACGGCGAGGGCTTCATTCCGATGCTGTCCAAACTAGACGACTGTATCGAGTACGTCTCTTCACACGTGAGTCCAGCGGCCCTTTGGCCTGTTTGCCCGAGCGCCGTGTTGCTCAGATGGTGTTGAGGGCAGTAGAGCCATAACGACCTCAGGTGGCCAGTAACGTTGGCTGATATCGAGAACCCACTGTTTTATCGATATTGGAGTACCACATCACCAACAGTGCGCCAGGAAGTGGCATCTGTTGTAATTAGAGCGTCTCGGAACTACATGACCGCTGTCCATCCTGAACTGGGGAGTCACCAGTGTTAAAATCTCAAACAAGTAAAACACATCAGACCAGGCCTCTAACATGAAATAGCATTTACCACAAAATAAACTCGTTTCTATGAGCAGATTTGaagaaaaataagacaaaatgaATAAACTCTAACAGCCCTTAGGCATCCAGGCAATTAACATTTTATTGATGAAGTGAAAACGAGTCTCTGCAGAGACACTGGACAAAAAATCAGGCATAAAATGTGTTGAGGCTCGTTTTATATTCGTTTTTTTTGcctaatatgttaaatccaGCGAATAAATAGAAACTAAAATAAGCAGAGAAATGGTGTATTCATGTTTGTAACCTATAGaggttgtttatttgttgtttatttgtttcacaCACAATATGTAGATTATTTACTTAAATTATTTCTCGTGTTTATCAGTTTTTTATTAGAGTGACCGTAAAGAACAGACACAATGTATTTGATTCCCCGATGACGTCTGACCGTCTTCATCAGTCAGTAAACGTATACTGAGGTGCTTTATGTGTATATTGAGTATAAAATTAAGATTTGAACAGTATAAATATTAAACGATACcgatgtttttttattttaagcccATTGAAATCAATTTTGTCATATTATTAAAATTGTCATATTGAATGGGCCCTAGAATTTAAAAATTCttgttgtctggatattttatGTCAAATTTTTTTATAAGTTTATAAACAATTTATAAGCGGTGAGTGTGAACATCTATAGACAATAACTCATTCGCCGCTGCCGAACTATATAAATTTACATATACGGAACATTTCTACCATTAAAATCATCGAGTTTGTCCAGTCCACAGTCCTTTACTGTGAAATACTCATTTCTACACACAGAATCAgatgttatttttactttatttaagaGCCCCCAACGCCCCCCCCACCCCGCTGTCCCCCATCCCACCAAACACAGGTCAGATTACAAGATAGGTGAAAAACGTCTGAGCGTGACAGAATTATTGGCTGGAGTTCATGGGGAACCTGAATTTGGCTGGTTTTTCCATATGTATTCCAGCATTATGCGCCTGTAAACCTCCAAACCTGCCTCAGAGGTATATGTGGTACAGGTGACTTACGCGGGATTACGGCTTTGGTGACTCCAGGACAGACTCAGCCGTGCAGAAGTAGAAGAAATGTGAGCTGAACGTTTCTCCTGAtgcctcttcctctcctcccgCAGCCCAACTTTAAGGATCACCCCATTTATCTGGCGAAGTTCCGGCAGTGTCTGTCCAAGGCCATGCAGCTCATCAGGACCCACGCGGTCAACACCCTGCACAACCTCACCAGTCAGCTCACCAAAAGGGTCAGGGTGGCCGTTTCTCTTCCGTCGTAGCTCTTACCTGAGAAAATGAGCTGACCGCAGTGTCGGGTTTTCTAAACGTGTGAATTGTTCTCAGCAGGACCCGATGGGCGTGGCTAACGCAGACAACGCCTTCACGCTCTACTACGTGAAGTTCAGAGCAGCGGCACCCAAACTCAGAGTAAGGACTGTATTCCATCACCTTAAAGGGATGTCCTGCCAGCTTTATGTCTTTAGGTACCTGAGATTAAGCAGCCACATCTCCTGAGCTTCAGTCTGCTAACCTAATGGAGGGATTATGAAGAAATGCTGATCCTTAAGTACTGGCTGATACCGAGTACTGATACCAATACTATCTCTACCTAACCTTACTAACCTACAAGTCTACAagtccacccccccccccccccacacacacacacccccccatcACAGAGTACCAGTTTTGAAACACTTTGATTAAAAGTGAAAGTCTAAATCTTGACCAATCCTCCAACCGCAATGATCCACAgttgagtttgtgttttccGTTGCAGGCGCTCATTGAGCAGGTCGAGCAGCGCTCAGAGAAGATGCCAGAGTAAGTGGTTCATTCAAAATTCCCCCATAACTCAGAGTGTGAgctgtaatcagaggttcagagggtttagtgtgaaacggttcagacgtctttccagtggtggtgatgggaaccaggcgtcgccatgactacaacacagatatagacactttatttaccatccagaaccaccagagaacctacacaagtcttctgagcttatatggaatgttgatgatggaaaacagtggaaaatctggaataatgagttttctttggggactattttgccgcacagcgccctgcatgtctccctccaccatgaatggagtttaggccaaaatcttctgaAAACTGTCGTTAAACAGCGTCTCAGACGTCATGTGACTTCAacttatattatgttttatgttttatttgtttatgtgacTCTCAGGTATCAGCAGCTGCTGGACGATATCCACCAATGTTACCTGGACCAGAGGGAGGCGCTGCTGAGCCCCAGCATCAACTCCACCATCACTGACTTGACCAGCCAGAGCAACAAAGACCACTGTGCTCTGGTCAGGCCTTTATACCCCACCTCACTACTCTAACCCCACAGTATTCCCCCCTTATCCCAAACATAGCCGATCCGCCCGGACGGGCTCggagtctgaagtttgcttctttagtttcagccctggagctacgaggctaacgtagctaagaagtaatggaagcttatgccCACCGTTTAGCACTGTGCTACCTGCGTGCCTACACTGCACACTTGCCCTGTTAGTGAGGTTTGACCTTCCACTCTGAACGAtccagcaccatttaaggtggaaagaaaGATTTAAAACTGTGACCGagcaccggtcaggcgtaacatcatgaccactccctgtccactttatcagctccactgaccgtatagctgcactctgtagttctacagttacagactgtagtccatctgtttctctgatactctgttaccctgttcttcagtggtcaggacccccatggaccctcacagagcaggtactgtttgggtggtgggtcattctcagcactgcagtaacactgacgtggtggtggtgtgttagtgtgtgttgtgctggtctgagtggatcagacacagcagtgctgctctgtgtagtaagtggagctgataaaatggacaatgagcgtcgaaacgaggaggtggtcatgatgttgcgcctgatcagtgtgtataATAGTAATTCACTAGAAGGCGGTCAGTGAGAGACTGAGGGGCGAATTAAAGCGTTAATACTGGTGTTTGAGATCACAGGAATTCAAGCAGAAATCATAAGCGGGTCAGTGATGACGTCTGTGTCCGATATTTTGCTGGTAAATAGTTTAATAAGCGCTTATCACATTATTCTATGGTACCTCTGTTATGGGAACACATTTCCGCTGTATTAAAATGTCATTCTAGGCATTTATACCTCCCAAAGTCTCAAAATGTGAGACCGTCCAACGATATACGGATAAATGAAGCTCTTAAAAAGGAAAATCTAGACGTATGAAATTCTGCATaaaataattgtgttttattattgtttttaaaacgtATAAATCTATAACAGGTTTCAAAATAGAACAGCTTTAAAAGCAAACGAGGATAAATCCAAATAAACGCTTCAGTGTCcacaaagaacctttattttaaaacaaaaacaaccacaTTAAATTGATTCTTGCAGAACACACGACATAAAAGCACGTACATCGAATCCTTTTTAATaagatgtgtttgttttgaaaacTGCACTAGTCGTTGGTCCAGTAGCAGATACGTGCCGTGTTGTGCTGTTGTGCTGATCAGTAAATCGATCTTGTGTTTCTTGTTAAATCTGCTGGTTGGTTCTTTCTCAGGTGCGCAGCGGCTGCGCCTTCATGGCTCACGTGTGTCAGGATGAGCACCAGCTCTTCAGCGAGTTCTTCTCCAAACCTACGGCCAAGCTGGAGTGAGTACCGACCGACTGACCGTGAGCCCGGAAGAGCATTTGTATGTGGTGCCCATGCAGACTGAACAGGTTTCTGAAGGCCTGTGTTGTTTCTGCCCTCAGTGAGCTGCTGGAGAGGTTGTGCTTGTCTCTTTACGACGTGCTGCGGCCGCTCATCATCCACGTGGTTCACCTGGAGACGCTGTCCGAGCTCTGCGGCATCCTTAAGAATGAAATGCTGGAGGATCATGTCCACAACAACGGTGAGTCGGTGAGCACGACTGTGTCGGCCAACAGTCGACAATAAAGCAAATACAGACTGGTTGAGATGGTTGAGCTGGTTGAGATGGTTGAGCTGGTTAAGATGGTTGAGATGGTTAAGCTGGTTGAATTGGTTGAGATGGTTGAGCTGGTTAAGCTGGTTGAGATGGTTGAGCTGGTTGAATTGGTTGAGATGGTTGAGCTGGTTAAGATGGTTGAGCTGGTTGAGATGGTTGAGATGGTTAAGATGGTTGAGATGGTCAGCACCAATAGGCCCTTTTTCACAAGAAGTGGAAATGCTGGTAGAAGTTGCGCTGTTGCCTTTGGGACACCATCATATTCAGAgttataataacaaataaacagacaagtTTTTTAAATGGAAGTGAAGAAACGTTCATGTGGTCAGTGTTGAGGTTTTTTCCTGTTTCTAGACCTTTATTAAAAGTTGACCCTCTGTGCTCGATGAATGTTTCATGGTGGGTTGAATGAAGTATCTCCACGCCATTAAACAGCTCTGTGGTCAAGCATGGCAGCGTTCTAGATCTGATCAGTTCTGCTCTACTAACCCATCAGACGTTCTCCTGTTTGATCATCCTGAGAGTGAACGTGTGTGTTTGTCCCTCAGCGGTCCAGTTGGGGGCGTTTGAAGCTGTGGTGAAGCAGATGCTGGAGGATGTTCAGGAGCGTCTGGTGTACAGAACCCACATCTACATCCAAACCGACATCACCGGCTACAGCCCTGCACCAGGAGACCTGGCCTACCCTGATAAACTGCAGATGATGGAGGTTAGAACCTTTCAGAACTGAAGGAggttagaacctttttgagctACAGATGGAggttagaacctttttgagctACAGATGAAGGTTAGAACCTTTATGAACTACAGACAGAggttagaacctttttgaacagCAGATGGAGGTTAGAACCTTTCTGAACTGCAGATGATGGAGGTTAGAATCTTTCCGAACTGCAGGTAGAGgttagaaccttttttaactACAGATGGAGTCTAGAAACTTTCTAAACACCAGAGAATGGAGGTTAAAACCTTTCAGAACTGCGAGAGGTTAGAACCTTTCTAAACTGCATATGATGGAGCTTAGAACTTTTTTGAACTGCAGATGATGGTTGGAACCTTTCTGAACTGCAGATGATAGAGGTTAGAACCCGCTGCAGAACAGCTGCTGGAAAAGGTCTGTTGGAGAACGCTCTGTCATCTGCGCTGAATCGTCCCGTGtggtcaaagtttatttatacagcactttttaaatgGCGCTGTTGCAAAATCCGGATCGGATCCCGTGAGCGTCACCAGTGGGGACAGTGGGACTGGAAAACTCCCCAAGAGcgagaggaagaaaccttgagggGAACCAAGACTcggaaggggaacccatcctcctctggaccacacCGGACAGGAAAACAGTAACACGAGCCAAATGAACGGAGAATAAATTTTAGCgctaatataaaatatttaaatgcagtaaaagGGAAAAACAGGGAAGCAGAGGCTCCGATTACTCAGTTGGGGTCTGGGCAGCAGGAAGCCCTGTGGTGGTCAGTGGTGTAGGATGGAGTATCGACAGATATCGTTACACCTGCGCAGCCGAGAGTAAGTAGcgctgtgtttgtttgtgctgtagaAAATCGCTCAGTCTCTGAAGGAGGAACAGATGAAGCTGATGTCACCGGACTCGTCCTTCTCGGATGTCCAGCTGGAGGATCCGGAGTCCAGAAAGATCGTCAGCCCGGGTCGGTCTCAGAGTCCCAGTCCCAGTTTTAGTCTAGCTGTAACAAAGCTGTGTAACGGGATTTTATTCCACTCAAACTATTATTATCATTTCCCATGTGTTAGTAAATTTTAGCTAGttatcttttattattaatattgaatttaattgggtaattaataattataccTGCTGTTATTTCTCTAGTTATTCTAAATGATTTGAATGTCAATGTTGGTCAAACAGTGAACTCACTTTCAGTACAGCAGATCAATAAACAGGTGATACATTAAGAGCACATAATAACGAAGAAATTGaagaaataaaaggtaaaaataacgaataaaattaataaaatgcttctttttcattttattattctttttcttaTGAATATGTTTATGATTTGACCACCAGGCGGTGTTGAAGGCTCGCGGGTCCCGGCGACTGTTTCTCCTGCTGATCTGCACGGCATGTGGTATCCAACGGTCAGACGGACGCTGGTCTGTCTGTCCAAACTGTACCGCTGTATAGACGTGAGTTGGTGTACGGGGACCCCACCCACTCCAGAATCACTGAGCGCAGTTATAATAGGAATGTCACCTTTTCTTAATGACACAGTCATAGGATTTAGTTCAATAACCCTGTTAATTGACTAAGACGTAGTTCAGATGTTCTTCACAGCGTCTCGTGACCAGTGGCAGCTGGAGAAATGGATGAAGATCGGAGGAAAAGGAAAGGCAGGCTGGAAAATTTTAGTAAATAATCAAATAGGCGACAATAAAGTGCCAAAATCGAACATTTCGCTGTtttgggaagaaaacctcgtatctccaaaatgggaactttacagaagaaggaaaaaacctgctttacttttaatggaagtcaatggaaccagacgtctttccaaggcATTtcgggccgtttcttttagtccattcatcatgaaatttccacacgatgtaaaggacaacaggtttTTTCAGATTATGAGAATCTGAACGACAGAAatggacatacgaggttttgttccaacagtagcGACTTCATTAATGATTTTAACGAGTGAAAACAAGAAATGGTGATTATAAACGCTGTTGGtgttcttctctctcctgcGCCAGTTTGAGCgccagcagatcaacagtgaccGTATCAGCGGTGTGTTACTGCTCTACTAAGTGTTTGATAGAACCTGAAAACACCACTCGATACACAGAATACAGAAAACAAGCAAAGCAGGAGGGAAAGTCCCGGTGAACACACTGACGCCATCCGTCCAATTAgacccagtcccatttcttattgcTGTCACTGGAGCTGAGCTACaaggcagtggttgagatctttcctctaataaaagagcatctcttcattaacagctactagcgccgctctgtaggcgaccctgcccgtctgcagggtcagcagaggaggggaaagttcagctcctcactgctgggctttagttacatttagggatcatacgccttcaaagaggggggcagttatttattatcaccccccctaattcttcagtgatatgaagctgaagtcagagattctccagattcttgtttgaattttcccgttccaccttaaatggagcagcagttctgatgcctgaggagccagaatgtacctgctgctccatttaaggtggaacgggaatttAGCTACAGAGACGTCAGCACTGCTAGAGATTTATTATacttgttattaaaaaaaatgaccaaaatccactgaaatgaccgCAATAAAACGCTGattattgtaatttatttacagagaaaattcacatttatgggtttctttggtctcttgtgctccatctcacttgtttggagtctctgaaaaacatgTAGCCTCAAcgcttcaccccacccctctatctcaacaagaatcaggacacccacccctagatgtgaactgGCAAAACAGAGGGGTGGTGCTGAGTGGtgggggcgaggggtgaaaggGATCTGGCCTTAGTTTATGAAGTGATGATggccagtttcagtttccaaaGTGCAAATTTTAATTTCTGAGCATCACTActgtaaatatattattatataatactgCTTACACCTTTTTCAACTACGAGCCGCCCACGGCTCCCAAAAACTCTAAATTCGGTGTATTTCTCCTACGTTCTGCTGACCGCTGTGGTAAACAGCCACTGTAGCTTTCAGTGACAGGAGTTTCCCGCTGAAAACGTCTAGTGTCAGGTCTGCCGTCAGCTGCCTACAGCCGTAATGTAAAAGCTGCATAGCTAAAACTGATTTCATCAGCTGGTGCTGGTGCCCTCAGCAGGTGGTCTGAcgctgttttctctctgtgtggtgtttcagAGGGCGGTGTTTCAGGGTCTTTCCCAGGAGGCGCTGTCGGCCTGTATTCAGTCTCTGCTCAAGGCTTCTGAAATCATCCTTAAAAACAAGGTGAGGCTTTAAAGGGGAAGTTCATCTCTTCATTTAGGTTAGAGATGAGCCTTtctggacacctgaccatcagaCACTTACGGGCTTGTTGGACATCGTattccaaaaccaccagtattATTATGAAGTCCCCCTTTGTGACGAGAGGGTCcggctcacagtctccgttccagttcattccaaaggtgttcagtggggttgaggtcaggccttTGTGCAGGCCGCTTGAGGTCCTCCACGCCACACTGGTCACTCCATGTCTTTGTGGAGCTGcttagaaaatattttaacttttcagttTCGCTTGTTTGGCTCCACTTACTCAGATTCACTGAGGGCGCATCgcggcgccctctgctgttttagaCAGAACAGATCAGGGTTCACATCACATGTACGGCGAGCTGAAGCGAAGACTGCTGAGCTGCGGATTTCGGGAGCAGCGCTGCGGTGCTGTATGATGAGTGACTGTGTTTGGTGCGTCGCCTGTTTGTGTGGATCAGGGTGCAGGATTGAGCCGTTCTGATGAAGCTCAGTCTGAGAGGGGTGAAGGCTTTCAGGATCAAAGCCTCTTTCCCCCCAAGTCTCTGACAAATCCCCCTAGACACGGGCTGCTTTAGCTTTAGCCAGACGCTCCTGG from the Pygocentrus nattereri isolate fPygNat1 chromosome 6, fPygNat1.pri, whole genome shotgun sequence genome contains:
- the cog3 gene encoding conserved oligomeric Golgi complex subunit 3: MMKTKAERGREERPEERGRPDREREERAEEKQERSGWTSLTEKQSESVEQIRAAAESLELPAELPIEDLCSLSSRSLFPAAVPASTEDVLLKGFQMLGMEDQRIETAQQFFSWFSKLQAQMDQDEGAKYRRTRECLSCYQDQCDSILTDVSAALEHLDSLQKQYLFVSTKTGTLHEACEQLLKEQSELVDLAESIQQKLSYFNELETINTKLNSPTLSVNGEGFIPMLSKLDDCIEYVSSHPNFKDHPIYLAKFRQCLSKAMQLIRTHAVNTLHNLTSQLTKRDPMGVANADNAFTLYYVKFRAAAPKLRALIEQVEQRSEKMPEYQQLLDDIHQCYLDQREALLSPSINSTITDLTSQSNKDHCALVRSGCAFMAHVCQDEHQLFSEFFSKPTAKLDELLERLCLSLYDVLRPLIIHVVHLETLSELCGILKNEMLEDHVHNNAVQLGAFEAVVKQMLEDVQERLVYRTHIYIQTDITGYSPAPGDLAYPDKLQMMEKIAQSLKEEQMKLMSPDSSFSDVQLEDPESRKIVSPGGVEGSRVPATVSPADLHGMWYPTVRRTLVCLSKLYRCIDRAVFQGLSQEALSACIQSLLKASEIILKNKSQIDGQLFLIKHLLILREQIAPFHADFAIKEISLDLKKTRDAAFKILHPKAVPKFFRLNSHNAILEFLLEGTPEIKEHYIDSKKDVDRHLKSSCEHFIQQQTRTFVGSLEEFLTKIAALKTMAIQGGPTYNLSQQPWAQPAKINDLVMSMYRILKTKLPGTLQSMSLYLANKDTEFILFKPVRNNIQQVFQKLHTVLQEEYSGEDLQIIACPSMEQINLLLSVSK